One Desulfovibrionales bacterium genomic region harbors:
- the fliE gene encoding flagellar hook-basal body complex protein FliE: protein MSPKSITPDIAAPLNNAGAGFKNIKKPSGAGFGDQLKKYLSEVNELQQVADKKVEELASGRNANLHETLIAVEKAGISFRMMMQVRNKIISAYEEVMRMQF from the coding sequence ATGAGTCCAAAGAGTATAACCCCTGATATTGCTGCGCCCCTTAATAACGCTGGGGCTGGTTTCAAAAATATAAAAAAGCCATCCGGAGCCGGCTTTGGCGATCAGCTTAAAAAATATCTTTCTGAAGTAAACGAATTACAGCAGGTTGCCGATAAAAAGGTCGAAGAGCTGGCTTCCGGCCGGAATGCCAACCTGCATGAAACACTGATCGCTGTGGAAAAGGCCGGCATTTCGTTCCGCATGATGATGCAGGTCCGGAATAAAATTATTTCAGCCTATGAAGAAGTCATGCGTATGCAGTTCTAA
- a CDS encoding sigma-54 dependent transcriptional regulator: protein MKNEKCVTRTGIMTAASILIVDDDPNMRLALFEALARNNHKIVLAEDGQAAVKVIDKTPLDLIITDLKMPKLDGMGVLLEAKKRFPDMPVVMLTGYGTIANAVETMKKGAFDYILKPCSVEVLEHVVERALGTRRGAHIMKGQPVSENSLPPAPTLVTRNARMQGILDIARNVASSRATVFIQGESGTGKELLARFIHAESERKDKPFVAVNCAALPEGLLESELFGHEKGAFTGAITRKIGKFELAQTGTILLDEISEMQIQLQAKLLRVLQENEIDRVGGKVPIAIDVRVIATTNRDVEAMVKKAEFREDLYYRLNVIPLKIPPLRERKEDIPALCDYFMKKYSQLYGRPVQGVSPEASEYLITLPWKGNVRELENTVERAVLLCTGKEVTRQSLMLDDMAVKPPGEKPASPTGTAPLKDIEREQILKALDETDGNRTYAAKILGISVRTMRNKLQEYRLQGWVK, encoded by the coding sequence GTGAAAAATGAAAAGTGCGTCACCAGGACTGGGATAATGACTGCGGCATCCATTCTGATCGTAGATGATGATCCTAACATGCGCCTGGCGCTATTTGAGGCGTTGGCGCGTAATAACCATAAGATTGTGCTGGCAGAGGATGGTCAGGCCGCGGTCAAGGTGATAGATAAGACGCCGCTGGATCTCATTATTACTGACCTTAAGATGCCGAAGCTGGACGGAATGGGCGTCTTGTTAGAGGCCAAAAAGAGATTCCCGGATATGCCGGTGGTTATGCTTACCGGCTATGGAACTATAGCGAATGCCGTGGAAACCATGAAAAAAGGGGCCTTTGATTATATCCTTAAACCCTGTTCGGTCGAGGTACTGGAGCACGTGGTAGAGCGCGCCCTGGGAACGAGGCGGGGGGCGCATATTATGAAAGGACAACCCGTCTCTGAAAACAGTTTGCCGCCCGCCCCCACACTGGTCACGCGCAACGCACGAATGCAGGGGATTCTGGATATTGCCAGAAACGTGGCCTCCAGCCGCGCTACGGTCTTTATCCAGGGGGAAAGCGGGACCGGGAAGGAACTCCTGGCCCGGTTTATTCATGCGGAAAGCGAACGAAAGGATAAGCCGTTTGTGGCGGTCAATTGTGCCGCCCTGCCCGAAGGGTTACTGGAAAGTGAACTATTTGGACATGAAAAAGGGGCGTTTACCGGGGCCATAACCCGTAAGATAGGAAAATTTGAGCTGGCCCAGACCGGCACCATCCTGCTGGATGAGATCAGCGAGATGCAGATCCAGTTACAGGCCAAGTTGCTGAGGGTCCTTCAGGAAAATGAGATAGACCGTGTCGGGGGTAAGGTTCCCATAGCTATAGATGTGCGGGTTATTGCCACCACAAATCGGGATGTAGAGGCAATGGTTAAAAAAGCAGAGTTTCGCGAGGATCTGTACTACCGCCTGAACGTAATCCCCCTCAAAATACCGCCCTTAAGAGAGAGGAAAGAAGACATCCCTGCCCTTTGCGACTACTTTATGAAAAAGTATAGTCAGTTGTATGGAAGGCCGGTGCAAGGCGTATCGCCTGAGGCCTCTGAATATCTCATAACCCTGCCGTGGAAAGGTAATGTGCGCGAATTAGAAAACACCGTTGAAAGAGCGGTACTGCTCTGTACCGGTAAAGAGGTAACCAGACAGAGTCTTATGCTCGATGATATGGCCGTAAAGCCTCCCGGAGAAAAGCCCGCATCCCCGACCGGTACGGCTCCACTTAAGGACATAGAAAGAGAGCAGATTTTAAAGGCCCTGGACGAAACCGACGGTAATCGTACCTATGCGGCTAAAATCCTGGGTATTAGTGTGCGCACCATGCGTAATAAGCTACAGGAATATCGCTTACAGGGGTGGGTTAAGTAG
- the flgC gene encoding flagellar basal body rod protein FlgC: protein MDLLTAISISASGLTAQRARMNVVSSNLANVQTTQTPEGGPYRARSIVFMAKPVQEDFKAALADKLNEGMRGVEVLGVIEDKEDFKEVYDPSHPDADERGVVRMPNVNVMEEMVDMLSATRAYEANVTAISAAKSMALKTLEIGK, encoded by the coding sequence ATGGATCTTTTAACGGCGATTAGCATCAGCGCTTCGGGGCTAACGGCACAGCGCGCCCGTATGAACGTAGTCTCCAGCAACCTGGCTAATGTTCAGACGACGCAGACGCCGGAGGGAGGGCCGTACCGGGCCAGGTCTATAGTCTTTATGGCCAAACCGGTACAAGAAGATTTTAAGGCCGCCCTGGCCGATAAATTGAATGAAGGCATGCGGGGCGTAGAGGTTTTAGGTGTGATTGAGGATAAGGAGGATTTCAAAGAGGTGTATGATCCGAGCCATCCGGATGCCGATGAACGCGGTGTTGTCCGCATGCCGAATGTTAATGTCATGGAAGAAATGGTGGACATGCTTTCGGCAACCCGTGCCTATGAGGCCAATGTAACCGCTATCAGCGCCGCCAAGAGCATGGCATTAAAGACGCTGGAGATAGGAAAATGA
- a CDS encoding ATP-binding protein: protein MTVPESAQLRLLGKAFTAFNHAAMDLQKSFVQLESKIKELDLELESKNRKLAASLAENKKVRDFLHHILESLQPGIVVLNKGEKIAAWNSAACAITGINFSRYKGRNFYRILSKHSLLEDCTVKEVKALGYGEERVLRFRHGSDFVSVLYTLTPLKGGAAVEETGCIAILQDITRWKRLEDQAERNSRLIAMCDLTAKMVSEVRNPLGSIEIFASILQRELAGDVENHRIAGHIIQAVRSLDNLLANYLIFTQSPKPRLQKIPVAAWLDEAANFIGLLPRANPLEIIKKYHARRPWIMGDRELLKQVALNLMLNAIQAMPAGGNLVIETRDEKDNPRRKGSTGIRKGKEGVAIRFADTGTGIAAAHLEKIFNPFFTTKEGGSGLGLAIVNNIVRAHGGMIEVNSTTGKGTSFTIYLPTTDHSQGTRAGDVIGHGAIKNAK, encoded by the coding sequence GGCAAGGCGTTTACCGCTTTTAATCATGCTGCCATGGACTTACAAAAGTCTTTCGTTCAGCTTGAGTCTAAAATAAAGGAATTGGACCTTGAGCTTGAGTCTAAAAACAGAAAACTGGCGGCCAGCCTGGCTGAAAACAAGAAGGTCCGGGACTTCCTTCACCATATCCTGGAGAGCCTGCAACCCGGCATTGTGGTATTGAATAAAGGGGAGAAAATAGCGGCATGGAATAGCGCCGCCTGCGCCATTACAGGCATCAACTTCAGCCGGTATAAGGGGAGAAATTTTTACCGGATCCTGAGTAAACACTCCCTGCTGGAAGATTGCACTGTGAAAGAAGTAAAGGCATTAGGATATGGAGAAGAGCGTGTGCTCAGGTTCAGGCACGGAAGTGATTTTGTTTCTGTCTTGTACACCCTGACCCCTTTAAAGGGCGGCGCTGCCGTTGAGGAGACCGGTTGTATTGCCATCCTGCAGGATATTACCAGGTGGAAGAGGCTGGAAGATCAGGCGGAACGTAATAGCCGCCTCATTGCCATGTGTGATTTGACCGCCAAGATGGTTAGCGAGGTGCGTAACCCGCTTGGCAGCATAGAGATTTTTGCTTCCATCTTGCAGAGAGAATTGGCCGGTGATGTCGAAAACCATCGGATAGCAGGACATATTATTCAAGCGGTGCGCAGCCTGGACAATCTACTGGCTAATTACCTGATCTTTACTCAGTCGCCAAAGCCGAGGCTGCAGAAAATCCCGGTGGCCGCATGGCTCGATGAAGCGGCAAATTTTATCGGCCTCCTGCCCCGGGCAAACCCGCTGGAGATTATTAAAAAGTACCATGCCCGCCGGCCATGGATCATGGGGGATCGTGAGTTGCTGAAGCAGGTGGCGCTCAACCTTATGCTCAATGCCATCCAGGCCATGCCGGCCGGGGGCAATCTTGTTATTGAGACCAGAGATGAAAAAGATAACCCCAGGCGTAAGGGTTCAACGGGAATTAGAAAGGGAAAAGAAGGGGTGGCCATACGGTTTGCCGATACCGGCACAGGAATCGCGGCCGCACACCTGGAGAAGATATTCAACCCATTTTTCACCACAAAAGAGGGCGGCAGTGGCCTGGGATTGGCCATAGTGAACAATATCGTTCGGGCGCACGGAGGTATGATTGAGGTTAACAGTACAACAGGCAAAGGAACCAGTTTTACCATCTATTTACCAACTACAGACCATTCCCAAGGTACGCGCGCAGGCGATGTAATAGGCCATGGCGCAATAAAAAATGCGAAGTGA
- the flgB gene encoding flagellar basal body rod protein FlgB has protein sequence MGEGLFTHTMQVLKRSLDVRLLKHGLTTSNVANAEVPGFKPKDISFKDAMRTAVEGGELQLARTSRRHLPVGDDDNLSARVVESPCQGVDIDQEMAGLAENNLMYQASIQLLAKKFEVIKTAIIEGGK, from the coding sequence ATGGGCGAAGGATTATTTACGCATACCATGCAGGTTCTTAAACGGTCGCTGGATGTCCGTCTCCTGAAGCATGGCCTGACTACGAGTAATGTGGCCAATGCCGAGGTCCCCGGTTTTAAACCAAAGGACATATCCTTTAAGGATGCCATGCGCACGGCCGTAGAAGGGGGTGAGTTGCAACTTGCCAGGACCAGCCGCCGCCATCTGCCTGTCGGGGATGATGATAATTTATCAGCCCGCGTCGTCGAATCCCCTTGCCAGGGGGTGGATATAGACCAGGAAATGGCCGGACTGGCGGAAAACAACCTGATGTATCAGGCCTCCATACAGCTTTTGGCAAAAAAATTTGAAGTAATAAAGACGGCCATAATTGAAGGGGGTAAATAA